A segment of the Microbacterium luteolum genome:
ATCGAGCATGGCGGCGATCTCGACCGCGCCCTTGCTCGCGTCGTTCGTCTGCATCTGCACGACGTTCGGACTGTTGTGAGCTACTTGCGCGGGCGCATGGAACGTATACGACGTGGAAGCCGCTTGCGGTGCCTCGGAGTGGAGTTCGCGGCCGGACTCGACCAGATCCTCCCCTTTGACCGTGAGGCCGACACGAAGCGGGTCGGGGCGTTGGTCCGCCCCGGGTCCCTCGATGAGCCCGCGGTCGGCAAGCCACTTTCCTGCGCGTGTCAGGTCCTCCATGGCATACGGGTCGCCGAGGAACGTAAGCCCCGCCTCAAGGAAGTGGTCGGCGACAGCGAGCGTGTTGTCCCTCGTGTGCTCATAGATCCATCGCAGATAGTCGTTACGCGCCTGCCGCTGGCGTTCTACGGGGTCGGAACGTCGAGCAACGTATTCTGCCCACGCGTCGCGCCCGTCCGAGGTCGGGCGGGCAGCCCATCCTCCGGAGTAGCGCTCATCGAGGTTGACCTGCTGTTGATCACGGAGCGCGCGGGCGTCTGCGGTGACGGACGCCCGCTCCGCTGCGTCGCCCGGGTCAACCATCAGCATCCCGGGTGTTGCGTGCGTTTCACCGTCGTCGACGACGCGGATGATCTTTCCCAGAAGGCTCAATCGGCGGTGTTCAACTCTGAGTTCACTCACGTTGGTGAGCGTAGCGCGAAGCGTTCCCCTGTCCGAATGTTTCGCGCCATGCAACTCCGACGGTGGGCGGACAAGTCGCCCACCAGGTGACGACCTCTCGCGCACCGACACATTTCGCGAGGTGCTTTGAGTCCTCGGCCGCGTGTACAACGGGCGAGTCGAAGGTTCAAGGATCCGCGACTCTCTGGTCTCGCGTAGCTCGACCCCGGACGCAATGGGCAAGCGTTTGCGGTACTGAGCGATACCCATGAGGAGTTGGAACCGCTAAAAACTTCTGTCTCAGTTGATGCGCAACCCGATTGGGTACTACGGAGATCGCAACCACCTGAGGTACCCGCCCAGCTCAGTTGCGCATGGGCGACGGCCAGTATCTTCGATACATGGAGTCCTCTGAGCGGATCGCGCGCGCCATCGACAACACTTTGGCAGCGGTGGCCGCTAACTCTCCCACCACGGTAATCTGCCGGTCAGCGCTTAGGGTCGCCACGCTGCGACAGGACACGGTTGCAGAGTTCTGGCTACGCATGGAGGTGCAAGGTCTTGGGGACGACAGCAAGGAGAGGAACAGACTGCTGCTCGCGCGCCTCACAGCGGAAGTGGGCACCCAAGAAGCGATGAAGCAATGGGAGCGTGCTGCAGAGACGTTTCAAGCGCGCCGCACCGTCGAGCAAGGCGGGAAGAACGTGATCCTGTCTCAATCCGTGGGTGAACTCGAGACCAACCTCGCCTCGATGGTGGCGCTACACGAGGATGAGATCCCTGCCGGGATGACCCCCATCGACGTAGGACTCGCGTACCTCGACCGAAAGAAGGCACGGACGAGTCTTTACGTTCCTATCGCGCTACGCAGATCGATGCTTGAGCGCACGAAGGACGCTGCCTACACCTACGTGCTGGACGTCGAAGCCCAGATTCTCGCTGGAGAAACCGTGCCGGACTCCGTCGCGCGAGGTCGTGAATTCGTTGAAACGGAACTCGCGAGACGCGCACCCAAAGCTTTAGAAGCACTCCGGGCTGCAGAATCCCGCTCCGATGGCGACGGGCACGAAGCCACCAGCCACGCTGCGACATCATGTCGACGCGCCATCAAGGCTCTAGCTGACGCTTTGTACCCACCAGGCGCCCCGGTCACAGGCGAGGACGGATTGTCTCGGTTGATGGACGACGATCACTACCGCAACCGCCTCACGGCCTGGGTCCTCGAGCGCCGGGGGCGGTCGACGCATGCGGACCTGCTCGCTTCGAATCTGGTGTCTCTCGGCACTCGGCTGAAGTCACTCGATGACCTCGCGAGCAAAGGCGTGCACGCGGACCTGTCCCGTGCCGAGGTGGAGTCGTGCGTGTCCTGGGTCTATATGCTGGCCGCTGATCTCTTACGCGTCGATGTGCAGGCCAACTCATAGCGCGGGCACGCGTTCGCGCCAGTCCCGGCGCGCGTCAGGTGGGCGCTATTACGGGGGCGACCCCGCCAGGAATGGCGGGCAAAGCGGCGATGTCATGCGACTGACAACCCATCGCGTGTTCGGGTATCAGGTGGGGCTGGTGCATATCCTCCGGGCCCCGGTCAAAGTCATCCAATTGTTACCGCACCCTTTCACGGCGCTCTAATTCCCCGTCGTCGGGCATCACCCCAATCTGGTTCAGGGTCGTGCCCGTGCCCGCGCCCTCGGTCCGTTGGAAGACAGCGATCCAAGCGATGACATCCTCGCCATACTTCCGGCGGCCCGCAGCGTCTCGCTCATACCGCGAACGGCCCACCGTTTCGATTCAGCCGAGCCGCGCCGGCGGGGCTGTGCTCTCGCGTGCGGTGAGCACGGGCGTCGGGCCCTCCACGCTCGGCAGGTTCGCCCCGGCCTCGATCTGCTGCAGCAACAGGGTCGCCGCGCGCTCGCCGAGTTCGAACGTGTCGCGGGTCATCGCGGTGATCGACGGGTTGATCAGCCCGGCGATCACGGAGTCATCGAACGACGCGAGCGACACGTCCCGCGGCACCGCGCGTCCCATCTCCTGCGAGACGCGGAGACCGGCGACGGCCATCACGTCGTTGTCGTAGACGATCGCGGTCGGGCGCTGCCGCCCGGAGAGCAGCGAGCGGGTGACCGCGGATGCCCGTGCCGGCGAGAAGTCCGTCGTGATCACCTCGCCCTCGATCCCGTCGGATGCCATGCGCTCCAGGACCTCGGCGCGCAGGTGCGTGTGCTCGAGGTCGGCGGGGCCGCCGACGTAGGCGATGCGGGTGTGGCCGAGGGCCGCGAGGTACGAGAAGAGCGTCTCGGCCACGGCATCGTCACCGATCCAGACGCTCGGCACCGAACCCTCGGGCGACGGCTTGGATCCGATCATGACCGCACGCGCGTCGAGGGCCGTGATGCGGTCCACGCGGGGGTCGTCGTCGCGCGGATCGATGAAGATGAAGCCGTCGACCTGGTTCGACGATCGCCACTGCCGGTGCACCTCCATCTCCTCGGCGACATCGGCCACGAGGCGGAGCTGCAGGCTCACCTTGCTCACCGACAGGCGCGACTCGATTCCGGCGATGAGGTCGGTGAAGAACGCCTCGGATCCGAGGGACCGTGCGGGCCGGGCGAGCGCGAAGCCGACCGTGTTCGCCTTCGCCCCGACCAGCGCACGCGCCGCCGAGCTCGGCTGCCAGCCGTTCTCCTCGACGATCGAGAGGATGCGCTGCCTGGTCTCGTCGCTCACACCGGGGCGGCCGTTCAGCGCGAACGAGACGGCGCCGGGAGAGACCCCGGCCATGCGCGCGATATCGGCGATGGTGACGCGTTTCGCCGGGCTCATAGTCACTCACCATACTTGATCGGTTTAGTCTCGTGAAAGCACGGATCGAGTGTCCTAGACTTGGGTCACTAGATCGTTTTAGTTGCCCTCACCGTCGAGCCGGAGATCCCCCATATGCATGACGACACCTCGCTCACCGTCGGCCGCGTCAAGCGCGTCCTCGAAGAGCGCATCCGCCCGGCCATCCACTCGGCGTCCGTGCCGTTGGAGGTCGAGCTCCACGAACTGCCCGGCGAGCCGATCAGCCCGCAGGATGGCCTCGCGCTCGACTACGCTCCCGGTGCCGTCGGGGCGCCCTGGGGTCCGGCCTGGGGGACCACCTGGTTCCGGCTGACGGGTCGCGTCCCCGCCGAGTGGGCGGGTCGTCGCGTCGAGGCCGTGATCGACCTCGGGTTCGACATCAACATGCCCGGCTTCCAGTGCGAGGCCCTCGTCTACCGCCCGGACGGCAGCCCGGTGAAGAGCATCAACCCGCGCAACCAGTGGCTGCCGATCACCGAGGCCGCCCACGGCGAAGAGCCCGTCGAGCTGTACCTCGAGGCCGCGGCCAACCCGGTGCTGCTCGACTACCACCCCTTCCTGCCGACGCAGGAGGGCGACATCCAGACCTCCTCGCGTGAGCCGCTCTACCGTTCGCGGCGGATGGACCTCGCCGTGTTCGAGCGGGACGTCTTCGAGCTCTCGCTCGACCTCGAGGTGCTGTTCGAGCTGCAGGCCGAACTCACGCCGACATCGCCGCGGCGCATGCGCATCCTGCAGGCGATGGACGACGCGCTCGATGCCCTCGACCTGCAGCGCATCGCGCAGACCGCACCCGACGCCCGTGCCCGCCTCGCCGAGGTGCTCGCGGCCCCGGCGGAGGCGAGCGCGCACCGCATCTCGGCCATCGGCCACGCGCACATCGACTCCGCGTGGCTGTGGCCGGTGCGCGAGACGATCCGCAAGGTCGCGCGCACCACCTCGTCGATGACGACCCTGCTCGAGGAGCAGCCCGAGTTTCAGTACGGCATGTCCAGCGCGCAGCAGTACGCCTGGCTCAAAGAGCACCGTCCCGAGGTGTACGAGCGGGTGAAGGCGGCGGTCGCCGAGGGGCGCTTCTTGCCGCTCGGCGGCATGTGGGTCGAGTCTGACACCGTGATGCCGACGGGCGAGTCTCTGGTGCGCCAGTTCTCGCACGGCCAGCGCTTCTTCGAGCGCGAGTTCGGCATCCGATCGAAGGGCGTCTGGCTGCCGGACAGCTTCGGATACTCCCCGGCCCTGCCGCAGCTCATGCGCCGCGCCGGCTTCGAATGGTTCTTCACGCAGAAGATCTCCTGGAACCAGCAGAACGTGTTCCCGCACCACTCGTTCCTGTGGGAGGGCATCGACGGCTCGCAGGTGTTCACGCACTTCCCGTCGATGGACACCTACAACTCGCAGCTCAGCGGCATGGAGGTCGCGAAGGCCTCCCGCCAGTTCAAGGAGAACCGGCTCAGCTCCCGATCGATCGCGCCCGTCGGCTGGGGCGACGGCGGCGGCGGCACGACCCGCGAGATGACCGGCAAGGCCACGCGCCTCGCGAACCTCGAGGGCAGCGCGCAGGTCGTGTGGGAGCACCCCGACGTGTTCTTCGACGCGGCCAAGGCGGAACTGCCGCACCCGGCCGTGTGGGTAGGCGAGCTCTATCTCGAGCTGCACCGCGGGACCCTCACCAGCCAGCACGCCACGAAGGCGCTGCACCGCTGGGCCGAGCACGCCCTCATCGAGGCCGAGCTGTGGGCGACGACGGATGCCGTGCGCACGGGTGCGTCGTACCCGCAGGACGAGCTCGACAGGCTCTGGAAGATCGTCCTGCTCCATGAGTTCCACGACATCCTCCCCGGCACCTCGATCGCCTGGGTGCACCGCGAGGCCGTCGAGGTGCTCACGAACGTGCTGTCGGATGCCGAGGAGATCTCGGCATCCGCGCGGCGATCCCTCGCCGGCGAGGGGGAGCGCGAGCTGCTCTTCGAGCCGACCTCCGTCGGGCGCGGGCGTGCGCTCGGGGCATCGTTCGTGGTCGAGCCGACCGCAGCCTCGGTGTCGCTCACCGCGGAGGACGGCGGCTGGCGCCTGGAGAACGACCTCGTCTCCGTTCTCGTCTCGGCGGAGGGGCTGATCGTGTCGGCCGTCGACCGCGCCTCCGGCCGCGAGGCCGTCGCGGCGGGACAGGCGGCGAACCTCTTCCAGCTGCACCAGGATTTCCCGAACATGTGGGACGCGTGGGACATCGACAAGTACTACCGCAACAGCGTCGACGACCTCACCGACGTGTCGTCGATCGATGCGACCGTCCACGGTGGCACGGCGGTCGTCACCGTGCGCCGGGAGTTCTCGGAGTCGACCATCGAGCAGAGGATCTCCCTCGCCCCCGGTGAGCGCACGGTGCTGCTGCGCAACGACGTGGATTGGCACGAGACCGAGAAGCTGCTCAAGCTCGCCTTCCCGCTCGACGTGCAGGCCTCGCACACCGATGCCGAGACGCAGTTCGGCTACCAGTCGCGGGTGACGCACACCAACACGAGCTGGGAGGCGGCGAAGTTCGAGACCTCGATGCACCGCTTCGTGCTGGTGCGCGAGGCCGACTTCGGCGTCGCGCTGGTGAACGACTCGATCTACGGGTACGACACCACTCGGGAGGTCGACGGCGATGCGGTGGCGACGACCGTGCGCCTGTCGCTGCTGCGCGCCCCGCGCTTCCCCGACCCCGACACCGATCACGGGCATCACCAGATCGAGGTCGGCTTCGTGGTCGGCGCGGATGCCGGGATCGCGACCACCGAGGGCATCAGGATGAACGCTGTGCCCACCGTCGTGCGCGGGGCGCGCGAGGTCGAGCCGTTGGTCTCGGTCGAGGGTGATGGCATGATCGTGTCGGCGGTCAAGCTCGCCGATGACGGCTCCGGCGACGTGATCGTGCGCGTGTACGAGTCCCTCGGCCGGCGCACGACGGGCGCGCTCACCGTGGACTTCCCGCACCGCGAGGTGCGCGAGGTGACGCTCATCGAAGACGAGCTCGACGAGCCGCGCCTCGGTGGCGAACTGAAGCTGCGGCCCTTCGAGGTGCGTACGCTCCGCATCACCCGCTGAGTTCGACCCCGCTGAGGTGATCGACCGCCTCGCTCCGGCTGTGATGCTGGCGCGAGGCGGCGATCAGCGAGACGATGGCCTCATGGCGACCATCGACGATCTGCGCGAGATCGCGCTCGCGCTGCCCGGCGTGCACGAGGTGATCGACGGACACACCGGTGACGCCGCGTGGCGGGTCAAGAGCGGGATGTTCACCGGTCTTCGCGGTCCGCGACAGACCGACCTCCGTCAGCTCGAGGAACTCGGACGCGAGTGGCCGGCCGGCATCGTGATCGGAGTGCGGACGGCGAGCCTCGAGGAGAAGGAGGCGCTGCTCGCTGCCGAGCCGGATGTGCTCTTCACGATCCCGCATTTCGACGGGTACCCGGGGCTGCTCGTACGGCTCGACGTGATCGATCGGGAGCGGCTCACCGAGCTCGTCACGGACGCCTGGCTGTCGCGCGCCCCCGTGCGAGTCGCGAAGGAGTGGCTCGCGGAGCACGGGCTGGAGTGACCCGCCCTAGGCGCCCTTCTTCAGCGCCCGGGTGATGCCGTCGACCATCTGCAGCTGCTCGTCGTCGAGGCGGTCGATGAAGAGTTCGCGGATCGCGCGCAGGTGGGGCACGTTCGCGCGACGGAATGCCGCTGACCCCTCGTCGGTGAGCACCACGACGGCGCCGCGATTGTCGGTCGCGCAGTCATCGCGACGGATCAGCCCGCGACGTTCCATGCGGCCGAGGTGGTGCGAGACGCGGCTGCGCTCCCAGCCGATGGTCGCGGCGAGTTCGCTCGATCGGAGCTCGTGACCGCTCTGGTCGCTGAGCGCCAGGAGGACCGAGTAGTCCGCGGGCGAGAGGTCCGATTCGTCCTGAAGCCGCCGGCCCAGTTCGCCCTGCATGGCGGCGACGGTCTCGATGAAGTCCCGCCAGATGCGCAGCTGCGGCGCGGTGGGCGTGCTTCGTGCTGCCATGGTCGCCTCCTTTAGTTGACATGTCCATCATATCGGAGTAGAACTTGAATGCAAGTGATTGACGTATCAATAAAAGAGAGAAGGAAAGCGTCGTGAACCCGCAGGGATTCGAGATCGGCCTCAACTCGTTCGGCGACACCGCGTCGTCGGGTGGACGGGACCTGAGCGGTGCAGAGACTCTGCGACTGCTCGTGGACGAGGCGCGTCGCGCCGAGGACGCCGGGATCGACGTCTTCAGCGTCGGCGAGCACTATCGCCCGGGGCACAACGACTCCGCCACCCCGGTGCTCCTCGCCGCGATGGCCACCGCCACCGAACGGATCGCCCTCGGTACGAGTGTCACGGTGCTCAGCACCAACGACCCGGTGCGGCTCTATCACGAGTTCTCGACCCTCGATGCGGTCTCGAACGGCCGCGCGCAGCTCGTGCTCGGCCGGGCGTCGGCGACGGAGTCGTTCCCGCTGTTCGGCTACGACCTCGCCGACTACGAAGAGCTGTTCGAGGAGAAGCTCGACCTCTTCATGCGCCTGCAGCGCGAGGAGGCCGTCACCTGGTCGGGCACCACCCGGGCGCCGCTGCGCGATCACGTCGCCCAGCCGCGGATGCGGCCGGGCGGCATCCCCACCTGGATCGGCGTCGGCGGCAGCCCCCAGTCCGTCATCCGCGCCGCGAACTACGGGCTGCCGCTCATGCTCGCCATCATCGGCGGCAACCCGCAGCGCTTCGCCGGCCATGTCGACCTCTACCATCGGGCTCTCTCCCAGGCGGGGAACGCGCCCCAGCCCGTGGGGATGCACTCGCTCGGACTCGTGGCCGACACCGATGAGGAGGCGCGGGAGACCTGGTGGCGCTTCTGGGAGCCGGTCGTGACCGACCTCGCGAACGAGCGCGGCTTCTACGCACCCACCCGCGCACGGTACGAGCACGAGATCGCCGAGGGCGCCCTGTTCGTCGGCTCGCCCGAGACGGTCGCGCAGAAGATCGCGCGGTCCGCACGCGATCTCCAGCTCGACCGCTTCGACCTGAAGTACGACATCATGCATCTCCCGCGCGAGGCCCGCGCCCGCACCATCGAGCTGCTCGGCCGCGAGGTCGCCCCGCGCGTGCGGGAGCTGCTCTCCCTCGAGCGCGCCGCGTGAACACCCCCACCCAAAGAAGGAAAGCAGTCATGAACGACTCGGCATCCGTCGACAACCTTGAATTCGGCCTCGACACCTTCGGCGACCTCACCGAAGACGAGAACGGCGAGCTCTCCAGCCACGCCGCGGCCATCCGTCAGACCGTCGACGAGGCGGTGCTCGCCGATCAGCTCGGCGTCGACGTGTTCCTCGTGGGCGAGCATCACCGGCCCGAGTACGCGATCTCGAGTCCTGAGACCGTGCTGGCGGGCATCGCGACCCGCACCTCCCGCATCCGTCTGGGGTCCGGGGTCACGGTCTTGAGCTCCGATGATCCCGTGCGCGTGTTCCAGCGCTTCGCCACGGTCGACGCCCTGTCGAGCGGTCGTGCGGAGGTCATCCTC
Coding sequences within it:
- a CDS encoding LLM class flavin-dependent oxidoreductase encodes the protein MNPQGFEIGLNSFGDTASSGGRDLSGAETLRLLVDEARRAEDAGIDVFSVGEHYRPGHNDSATPVLLAAMATATERIALGTSVTVLSTNDPVRLYHEFSTLDAVSNGRAQLVLGRASATESFPLFGYDLADYEELFEEKLDLFMRLQREEAVTWSGTTRAPLRDHVAQPRMRPGGIPTWIGVGGSPQSVIRAANYGLPLMLAIIGGNPQRFAGHVDLYHRALSQAGNAPQPVGMHSLGLVADTDEEARETWWRFWEPVVTDLANERGFYAPTRARYEHEIAEGALFVGSPETVAQKIARSARDLQLDRFDLKYDIMHLPREARARTIELLGREVAPRVRELLSLERAA
- a CDS encoding LacI family DNA-binding transcriptional regulator; this translates as MSPAKRVTIADIARMAGVSPGAVSFALNGRPGVSDETRQRILSIVEENGWQPSSAARALVGAKANTVGFALARPARSLGSEAFFTDLIAGIESRLSVSKVSLQLRLVADVAEEMEVHRQWRSSNQVDGFIFIDPRDDDPRVDRITALDARAVMIGSKPSPEGSVPSVWIGDDAVAETLFSYLAALGHTRIAYVGGPADLEHTHLRAEVLERMASDGIEGEVITTDFSPARASAVTRSLLSGRQRPTAIVYDNDVMAVAGLRVSQEMGRAVPRDVSLASFDDSVIAGLINPSITAMTRDTFELGERAATLLLQQIEAGANLPSVEGPTPVLTARESTAPPARLG
- a CDS encoding alpha-mannosidase; translated protein: MHDDTSLTVGRVKRVLEERIRPAIHSASVPLEVELHELPGEPISPQDGLALDYAPGAVGAPWGPAWGTTWFRLTGRVPAEWAGRRVEAVIDLGFDINMPGFQCEALVYRPDGSPVKSINPRNQWLPITEAAHGEEPVELYLEAAANPVLLDYHPFLPTQEGDIQTSSREPLYRSRRMDLAVFERDVFELSLDLEVLFELQAELTPTSPRRMRILQAMDDALDALDLQRIAQTAPDARARLAEVLAAPAEASAHRISAIGHAHIDSAWLWPVRETIRKVARTTSSMTTLLEEQPEFQYGMSSAQQYAWLKEHRPEVYERVKAAVAEGRFLPLGGMWVESDTVMPTGESLVRQFSHGQRFFEREFGIRSKGVWLPDSFGYSPALPQLMRRAGFEWFFTQKISWNQQNVFPHHSFLWEGIDGSQVFTHFPSMDTYNSQLSGMEVAKASRQFKENRLSSRSIAPVGWGDGGGGTTREMTGKATRLANLEGSAQVVWEHPDVFFDAAKAELPHPAVWVGELYLELHRGTLTSQHATKALHRWAEHALIEAELWATTDAVRTGASYPQDELDRLWKIVLLHEFHDILPGTSIAWVHREAVEVLTNVLSDAEEISASARRSLAGEGERELLFEPTSVGRGRALGASFVVEPTAASVSLTAEDGGWRLENDLVSVLVSAEGLIVSAVDRASGREAVAAGQAANLFQLHQDFPNMWDAWDIDKYYRNSVDDLTDVSSIDATVHGGTAVVTVRREFSESTIEQRISLAPGERTVLLRNDVDWHETEKLLKLAFPLDVQASHTDAETQFGYQSRVTHTNTSWEAAKFETSMHRFVLVREADFGVALVNDSIYGYDTTREVDGDAVATTVRLSLLRAPRFPDPDTDHGHHQIEVGFVVGADAGIATTEGIRMNAVPTVVRGAREVEPLVSVEGDGMIVSAVKLADDGSGDVIVRVYESLGRRTTGALTVDFPHREVREVTLIEDELDEPRLGGELKLRPFEVRTLRITR
- a CDS encoding MmcQ/YjbR family DNA-binding protein, which encodes MATIDDLREIALALPGVHEVIDGHTGDAAWRVKSGMFTGLRGPRQTDLRQLEELGREWPAGIVIGVRTASLEEKEALLAAEPDVLFTIPHFDGYPGLLVRLDVIDRERLTELVTDAWLSRAPVRVAKEWLAEHGLE
- a CDS encoding MarR family winged helix-turn-helix transcriptional regulator, giving the protein MAARSTPTAPQLRIWRDFIETVAAMQGELGRRLQDESDLSPADYSVLLALSDQSGHELRSSELAATIGWERSRVSHHLGRMERRGLIRRDDCATDNRGAVVVLTDEGSAAFRRANVPHLRAIRELFIDRLDDEQLQMVDGITRALKKGA